In Rhizobium sp. ZPR4, a genomic segment contains:
- the rplE gene encoding 50S ribosomal protein L5, with protein MAEVKYEPRLKKEYVARIRAAMQEKFSYANEMQIPKLDKIVINMGVGEATADSKKPTVAAADLAAIAGQKPVITRARNSIAGFKVRENMPIGAKVTLRGARMYEFLDRLVNIALPRVRDFRGLNPKSFDGRGNFAMGIKEHIVFPEINYDKVDQMWGMDIIVCTTATTDDEARALLKEFNFPFRQ; from the coding sequence ATGGCTGAGGTAAAGTACGAGCCGCGGCTCAAGAAGGAATACGTTGCTCGCATCCGTGCAGCGATGCAGGAGAAGTTCTCCTACGCCAACGAGATGCAGATCCCGAAGCTGGACAAGATCGTGATCAACATGGGCGTTGGCGAAGCGACGGCTGATTCGAAGAAGCCGACCGTTGCTGCTGCTGACCTGGCGGCCATCGCTGGCCAGAAGCCGGTCATCACCCGCGCACGCAACTCCATCGCTGGCTTCAAGGTCCGCGAAAATATGCCGATCGGCGCGAAGGTCACCCTGCGCGGCGCCCGCATGTACGAGTTCCTGGATCGTCTGGTCAACATCGCGCTTCCGCGCGTTCGCGACTTCCGCGGCCTGAACCCGAAGAGCTTTGACGGTCGTGGCAATTTTGCCATGGGCATCAAGGAGCACATTGTGTTCCCTGAGATCAACTACGACAAGGTTGATCAGATGTGGGGCATGGACATCATCGTTTGCACGACGGCGACGACCGACGACGAAGCACGGGCTCTTCTGAAAGAGTTCAACTTCCCGTTCCGTCAATAA
- the rplB gene encoding 50S ribosomal protein L2: protein MALKTFNPTTPSQRQLVIVDRSSLYKGKPVKTLTEGLTSKGGRNNTGRITVRFQGGGHKRSYRLVDFKRRKFDVEASVERIEYDPNRTAYIALVKYTDGELAYILAPQRLAAGDKVIASEKAVDVKPGNTMPLQFIPVGSIIHNVEMKPGKGGQIARSAGSYAQLVGRDQGMAILRLNSGEQRLVHGNCLATIGAVSNPDHANINDGKAGRSRWRGKKPHNRGVVMNPVDHPHGGGEGRTSGGRHPVTPWGKPTKGKRTRSNKSTDKMIMRSRHQRKK, encoded by the coding sequence ATGGCATTGAAAACATTCAATCCGACGACCCCGAGCCAGCGTCAGCTGGTCATCGTCGATCGCTCCTCGCTCTACAAGGGCAAGCCGGTCAAGACGCTGACGGAAGGCCTCACCTCCAAGGGTGGCCGTAACAACACCGGTCGCATCACTGTCCGCTTCCAGGGCGGTGGTCACAAGCGCAGCTATCGTCTGGTCGACTTCAAGCGTCGCAAGTTCGACGTTGAAGCATCGGTCGAGCGCATCGAATACGATCCGAACCGTACCGCTTACATCGCTCTGGTGAAGTACACGGACGGCGAACTGGCCTACATCCTCGCTCCGCAGCGCCTCGCTGCCGGCGACAAGGTCATCGCTTCGGAAAAGGCAGTGGACGTGAAGCCGGGCAACACCATGCCGCTTCAGTTCATCCCGGTCGGCTCCATCATCCACAACGTGGAAATGAAGCCGGGCAAGGGTGGTCAGATCGCTCGCTCCGCCGGTTCCTACGCCCAGCTCGTCGGTCGCGACCAGGGTATGGCGATCCTTCGCCTGAATTCTGGCGAACAGCGCCTCGTGCATGGCAATTGCCTGGCAACGATCGGCGCGGTTTCGAACCCGGATCATGCCAACATCAACGACGGTAAGGCCGGTCGTTCGCGTTGGCGTGGCAAGAAGCCGCATAACCGCGGCGTTGTCATGAACCCGGTCGACCATCCGCACGGCGGTGGTGAAGGCCGCACCTCTGGTGGTCGCCATCCGGTGACCCCGTGGGGCAAGCCGACCAAGGGCAAGCGTACGCGGTCGAACAAGTCGACCGACAAGATGATTATGCGCTCGCGCCATCAGCGCAAGAAGTAA
- the rplV gene encoding 50S ribosomal protein L22 yields MGKAKTERRLKDNEAQAVARTLRVSPQKLNLVAASIRGKKVDRALAELEFSRKRIAGAVKKTLESAIANAENNHDLDVDSLVVAEAYVGKSIVMKRFHARGRGRASRIERPFAHLTIVVREVEAQGEAA; encoded by the coding sequence ATGGGCAAGGCAAAAACCGAACGCCGGCTGAAGGACAATGAGGCGCAGGCAGTTGCGCGCACGCTCCGCGTCAGCCCGCAGAAGCTCAACCTGGTCGCGGCTTCGATCCGTGGCAAGAAGGTTGATCGCGCGCTCGCAGAGCTGGAATTCTCGCGCAAGCGCATCGCTGGCGCCGTGAAGAAGACGCTCGAATCTGCGATCGCCAATGCAGAAAACAACCACGATCTCGACGTTGACTCGCTGGTCGTAGCGGAAGCTTACGTCGGCAAGTCGATCGTCATGAAGCGTTTCCACGCTCGTGGCCGCGGCCGTGCGTCTCGCATCGAGCGTCCGTTCGCGCACCTGACGATCGTCGTTCGTGAAGTGGAAGCTCAAGGGGAGGCCGCATAA
- the rpsH gene encoding 30S ribosomal protein S8, whose protein sequence is MSMTDPLGDMLTRIRNGASRRKSSVSTPASKLRARVLDVLQAEGYIRGYSVVDFGNGKSELNIELKYYEGASVIREIGRVSKPGRRVYVSVKSIPQVANGLGITILSTPKGVMADHQAREQNVGGEVLCSVF, encoded by the coding sequence ATGTCTATGACTGATCCTTTGGGCGATATGCTCACCCGCATCCGCAATGGCGCTTCGCGCCGCAAGTCGTCGGTTTCGACGCCTGCGTCCAAGCTCCGTGCACGCGTTCTCGATGTGCTCCAGGCTGAAGGCTACATCCGTGGCTACTCCGTCGTCGATTTCGGCAACGGCAAGTCTGAGCTCAACATCGAACTCAAGTACTACGAAGGCGCATCGGTGATCCGTGAGATCGGCCGTGTGTCCAAGCCGGGCCGCCGGGTTTATGTCTCGGTCAAGTCCATTCCGCAGGTCGCGAACGGCCTCGGCATCACCATCCTTTCGACTCCGAAGGGTGTGATGGCCGATCACCAGGCTCGCGAACAGAATGTTGGTGGCGAGGTTCTCTGCTCGGTCTTCTAA
- the rpsC gene encoding 30S ribosomal protein S3 yields MGQKINPIGFRLGINRTWDSRWFADNAEYGQLLHEDLKMRKFVMNELKQAGISKVVIERPHKKCRVTIHSARPGLIIGKKGADIDKLRKKLSDMTNSETHLNIVEVRKPEIDATLVAQSIAQQLERRVAFRRAMKRAVQSAMRLGAEGIKITCAGRLGGAEIARTEWYREGRVPLHTLRADIDYGTAEAETAFGICGIKVWIFKGEILEHDPMASERRALEGDAQGPASRDRDRDRRRDNA; encoded by the coding sequence ATGGGTCAGAAAATCAATCCGATCGGCTTTCGTCTTGGCATCAACCGCACTTGGGATAGCCGCTGGTTCGCGGACAATGCCGAGTACGGCCAGCTCCTCCACGAAGACCTGAAGATGCGCAAGTTCGTCATGAACGAACTGAAGCAGGCTGGTATCTCCAAGGTGGTCATCGAGCGTCCGCACAAGAAGTGCCGCGTCACGATCCACTCGGCTCGTCCGGGCCTGATCATCGGCAAGAAGGGCGCTGACATCGACAAGCTCCGCAAGAAGCTGTCGGACATGACGAATTCCGAAACGCACCTCAACATCGTTGAAGTTCGCAAGCCGGAAATCGACGCGACGCTGGTTGCCCAGTCGATCGCTCAGCAGCTGGAACGCCGTGTTGCTTTCCGTCGCGCCATGAAGCGCGCCGTTCAGTCCGCGATGCGTCTTGGCGCCGAAGGCATCAAGATCACCTGCGCCGGTCGTCTCGGCGGTGCTGAAATCGCTCGTACGGAATGGTACCGCGAAGGTCGCGTGCCGCTGCATACGCTGCGCGCCGACATCGACTACGGTACGGCTGAAGCAGAAACCGCTTTCGGTATCTGCGGCATCAAGGTCTGGATCTTCAAGGGCGAAATCCTTGAGCACGATCCGATGGCCTCCGAACGCCGCGCGCTCGAAGGCGACGCCCAGGGTCCGGCTAGCCGCGATCGCGATAGAGACCGTCGCCGCGACAACGCTTGA
- a CDS encoding 50S ribosomal protein L23, with translation MTDLRHYDVIVSPAITEKSTLLSDNNQVVFNVAKTATKPEIKAAVEALFGVKVTAVNTLLRLGKTKRFKGLVGKQKDVKKAVVTLAEGQSIDVSTGL, from the coding sequence GTGACGGATCTTCGCCATTACGATGTGATCGTTTCTCCTGCGATCACCGAAAAGTCCACGCTGCTTTCGGACAATAACCAGGTTGTTTTCAACGTTGCCAAGACCGCGACGAAGCCGGAAATCAAGGCTGCCGTCGAAGCGCTCTTCGGCGTCAAGGTTACGGCCGTTAACACTCTGCTGCGCCTCGGCAAGACCAAGCGGTTCAAGGGTCTCGTCGGCAAGCAGAAGGACGTGAAGAAGGCTGTTGTGACGCTCGCCGAAGGCCAGTCGATCGACGTCTCCACCGGTCTCTGA
- the rpsQ gene encoding 30S ribosomal protein S17, with translation MPKRILQGVVVSDKNEKTVVVRVERRFAHPLLQKTVRRSKKYKAHDENNQYKTGDVVSIEECAPISKDKTWTVVSAQSK, from the coding sequence ATGCCGAAGCGCATTCTGCAGGGCGTCGTGGTCAGCGACAAGAACGAGAAGACGGTAGTTGTCCGCGTGGAGCGTCGTTTCGCTCACCCGCTGCTCCAGAAGACCGTTCGTCGTTCCAAGAAGTACAAGGCTCACGACGAAAACAATCAGTACAAGACCGGCGACGTCGTTTCCATCGAGGAATGCGCGCCGATCTCCAAGGACAAGACCTGGACGGTCGTTTCCGCCCAGTCCAAGTAA
- the fusA gene encoding elongation factor G, with amino-acid sequence MAREYKIEDYRNFGIMAHIDAGKTTTTERILYYTGKSHKIGEVHDGAATMDWMEQEQERGITITSAATTTFWKGRDGKTRRFNIIDTPGHVDFTIEVERSLRVLDGAIALLDANAGVEPQTETVWRQAEKYHVPRMIFCNKMDKTGADFYRSVEMIKTRLGATAVVMQLPIGAESDFKGVVDLIEMNALIWRDESLGAQWDVVEIPEDMKAKAAEYREKLIETVVEIDEAATEAYLEGNLPDNDQIRALVRRGTIDVKFHPMFCGTAFKNKGVQPLLDAVVDYLPSPLDIPAIKGIDFKTEAEIERHADDSEPLSMLAFKIMNDPFVGSLTFARIYSGKLEKGASVINTVKDKRERVGRMLQMHSNSREDIEEAFAGDIVALAGLKETTTGDTLCDPLKPVILERMEFPEPVIQIAIEPKTKGDQEKMGLALNRLAAEDPSFRVKTDQESGQTIIAGMGELHLDIIVDRMRREFKVEATVGAPQVAYRETITRQTEKDYTHKKQSGGTGQFARVKIVFEPNPDGDDFKFESKIVGGSVPKEYIPGVQKGIESVLSSGPLAGFPMLGVKATLIDGAFHDVDSSVLAFEIASRACFREAAREAGAQLLEPMMKVEVVTPEDYVGDVIGDLNSRRGQIQGQESRGIAVVINANVPLANMFKYVDNLRSMSQGRAQYTMTFDHYAPVPSNVAQEIQAKYSGQK; translated from the coding sequence CGAAGACTACCGCAATTTCGGTATCATGGCGCACATCGACGCCGGCAAGACCACGACGACCGAGCGTATTCTTTACTACACCGGCAAGTCGCACAAGATCGGCGAAGTGCACGACGGCGCAGCCACCATGGACTGGATGGAGCAGGAGCAGGAGCGTGGCATCACGATCACTTCTGCTGCTACGACCACCTTCTGGAAGGGCCGCGACGGCAAGACCCGCCGCTTCAACATCATCGACACCCCCGGCCACGTCGACTTCACCATCGAAGTCGAGCGTTCGCTGCGCGTTCTCGACGGTGCCATCGCTCTGCTCGACGCCAATGCCGGCGTTGAGCCGCAGACGGAAACCGTATGGCGTCAGGCTGAGAAGTATCATGTTCCGCGCATGATCTTCTGCAACAAGATGGACAAGACCGGCGCTGACTTCTATCGCTCGGTCGAGATGATCAAGACCCGCCTCGGCGCGACCGCCGTCGTCATGCAGCTGCCGATCGGCGCTGAAAGCGATTTCAAGGGCGTTGTCGACCTGATCGAGATGAACGCTCTCATCTGGCGCGACGAATCGCTCGGCGCTCAGTGGGACGTCGTCGAAATTCCGGAAGACATGAAGGCCAAGGCTGCTGAGTACCGCGAAAAGCTGATCGAGACCGTTGTCGAGATCGACGAAGCCGCGACCGAAGCCTACCTCGAAGGCAACCTGCCTGACAACGATCAGATCCGCGCGCTCGTCCGTCGCGGCACGATCGACGTCAAGTTCCATCCGATGTTCTGCGGCACCGCCTTCAAGAACAAGGGTGTTCAGCCGCTGCTCGACGCCGTTGTCGATTACCTGCCGTCGCCGCTCGATATTCCGGCGATCAAGGGTATCGACTTCAAGACGGAAGCCGAAATCGAACGTCACGCTGACGACAGCGAGCCGTTGTCCATGCTGGCATTCAAGATCATGAACGACCCCTTCGTCGGCTCGCTCACCTTCGCCCGCATCTATTCCGGCAAGCTCGAAAAGGGCGCATCGGTCATCAACACGGTTAAGGACAAGCGCGAGCGCGTCGGCCGCATGCTGCAGATGCACTCCAACTCGCGTGAAGACATCGAAGAAGCCTTCGCTGGCGACATCGTTGCTCTGGCCGGCCTCAAGGAAACCACCACTGGCGATACGCTCTGCGATCCGCTGAAGCCGGTTATCCTCGAGCGCATGGAATTCCCCGAGCCGGTCATCCAGATTGCGATCGAGCCGAAGACCAAGGGCGACCAGGAAAAGATGGGCCTCGCGCTCAACCGTCTGGCTGCCGAAGATCCGTCCTTCCGCGTGAAGACGGATCAGGAATCGGGTCAGACGATCATCGCCGGCATGGGTGAACTTCACCTCGACATCATCGTCGATCGCATGCGTCGTGAATTCAAGGTTGAAGCTACCGTTGGCGCGCCGCAGGTTGCTTACCGCGAAACCATCACGCGTCAGACGGAAAAGGACTACACCCACAAGAAGCAGTCGGGTGGTACCGGTCAGTTCGCGCGCGTCAAGATCGTGTTCGAACCGAACCCGGACGGCGACGACTTCAAGTTCGAGTCCAAGATCGTCGGCGGTTCCGTTCCGAAGGAATACATCCCGGGCGTTCAGAAGGGTATCGAAAGCGTTCTGTCTTCCGGCCCGCTGGCTGGCTTCCCGATGCTCGGCGTCAAGGCGACGCTCATCGACGGCGCCTTCCACGACGTCGACTCGTCGGTTCTGGCCTTCGAAATCGCGTCCCGCGCTTGCTTCCGTGAAGCAGCCCGCGAAGCTGGTGCCCAGCTCCTCGAGCCGATGATGAAGGTCGAAGTCGTAACGCCGGAAGATTACGTCGGCGACGTCATCGGCGACCTGAACTCGCGTCGTGGTCAGATCCAGGGCCAGGAAAGCCGCGGTATCGCTGTTGTCATCAACGCGAACGTCCCGCTGGCGAACATGTTCAAGTACGTGGATAACCTGCGTTCGATGTCTCAGGGCCGTGCACAGTACACGATGACCTTCGATCATTATGCGCCGGTTCCGTCGAACGTCGCACAGGAAATCCAGGCAAAGTATTCCGGTCAGAAGTGA
- the rpmC gene encoding 50S ribosomal protein L29 — protein sequence MKAADVRALSADQLKDELAKLKKEQFNLRFQKATGQLEKSSRINEVRKDIARVKTIARQKAAEAKA from the coding sequence ATGAAAGCCGCAGATGTTCGCGCCCTGAGCGCCGACCAACTCAAGGACGAGCTTGCCAAGCTGAAGAAGGAGCAGTTCAACCTGCGCTTTCAGAAGGCGACCGGCCAGCTCGAGAAGTCCTCGCGCATCAACGAAGTCCGTAAGGACATCGCTCGCGTAAAAACCATTGCCCGCCAGAAGGCGGCAGAAGCAAAGGCCTAA
- the rplC gene encoding 50S ribosomal protein L3, with protein sequence MRSGVIAQKVGMTRVYNDAGEHVPVTVLRMEGCQVVAQRTVEKNGYIAVQLGAGQAKVKNTTKALRGHFAVASVEPKAKLAEFRVTEDNLLEVGTELNAGHFTAGQLVDVTGTTIGKGFAGAIKRHGFGGLRATHGVSVSHRSHGSTGSRQDPGKVFKNKKMAGHMGQTRVTTQNLEVVSTDEDRGLILVKGAVPGSKGAWIIVRDAVKSAAK encoded by the coding sequence ATGCGTTCAGGTGTGATTGCACAGAAGGTGGGAATGACCCGCGTCTATAACGACGCCGGCGAGCATGTCCCGGTTACCGTATTGCGTATGGAAGGCTGCCAGGTCGTAGCCCAGCGCACAGTTGAAAAGAATGGCTACATCGCAGTTCAGCTCGGTGCCGGCCAGGCTAAAGTTAAGAACACGACGAAGGCTCTTCGCGGCCATTTCGCCGTTGCAAGCGTGGAGCCGAAGGCCAAGCTCGCAGAATTCCGTGTCACGGAAGACAATCTGCTTGAAGTCGGCACCGAACTCAACGCAGGTCACTTCACGGCGGGTCAGCTCGTCGACGTGACCGGCACGACGATCGGTAAGGGCTTTGCCGGCGCCATCAAGCGCCATGGCTTCGGCGGTCTGCGCGCCACGCACGGTGTGTCGGTTTCGCACCGTTCGCACGGTTCGACCGGCTCGCGCCAGGACCCGGGCAAGGTGTTCAAGAACAAGAAGATGGCTGGTCACATGGGCCAGACGCGCGTTACGACGCAGAACCTTGAAGTAGTATCGACCGACGAAGATCGTGGTCTGATCCTGGTCAAGGGTGCGGTTCCCGGCTCCAAGGGTGCCTGGATCATCGTGCGCGACGCCGTCAAGTCGGCAGCGAAGTAA
- the rpsN gene encoding 30S ribosomal protein S14 translates to MAKTSAVEKNKRRRNTVANQAAKRAALKAIIMNQSLSIEDRFKATLKLASLPRDGSKTRIRNRCEVSGRPRAYYRKLRMSRIALRELGNLGKVPGIVKSSW, encoded by the coding sequence ATGGCGAAGACAAGCGCAGTTGAAAAGAACAAGCGCCGCCGCAATACGGTTGCCAACCAGGCCGCAAAGCGGGCTGCTCTCAAGGCAATCATCATGAACCAGTCTCTCTCGATCGAAGACCGGTTCAAGGCCACTCTGAAGCTGGCATCGCTCCCGCGCGATGGATCGAAGACCCGTATTCGCAACCGTTGCGAAGTATCTGGCCGTCCGCGCGCCTACTACCGCAAACTGCGCATGTCGCGTATCGCGCTGCGTGAACTCGGCAATCTCGGCAAGGTGCCGGGCATCGTCAAGTCCAGCTGGTAA
- the rplD gene encoding 50S ribosomal protein L4, with the protein MEFNVKTLEGKDAGKVSLSDAIFGLEPREDILARVIRWQLAKKQQGTHQAKGRADVARTGAKMYKQKGTGRARHHSARAPQFRGGGKAHGPVARSHEHDLPKKVRALGLRHALSAKFKAEDVIVIDNLVATEAKTKALAGAFETLGLTNALFIGGAELDSNFKLAAQNIPNIDVLPVQGINVYDILRRGKLVLSKAAVEALEERFK; encoded by the coding sequence ATGGAATTCAACGTCAAGACCCTTGAGGGCAAAGACGCCGGGAAGGTTTCCCTTTCTGATGCGATTTTCGGCCTCGAGCCGCGTGAAGACATTCTCGCTCGCGTTATTCGCTGGCAGCTTGCCAAGAAGCAGCAGGGCACGCATCAGGCCAAGGGCCGCGCGGACGTAGCGCGCACCGGCGCCAAGATGTACAAGCAGAAGGGTACGGGCCGCGCTCGTCACCATTCGGCTCGCGCTCCGCAGTTCCGCGGCGGCGGTAAGGCTCACGGCCCGGTCGCCCGCAGCCACGAGCATGATCTGCCGAAGAAGGTTCGCGCCCTCGGCCTGCGTCACGCTCTCTCGGCCAAGTTCAAGGCTGAAGACGTGATTGTTATCGACAATCTCGTCGCTACCGAAGCCAAGACCAAGGCACTCGCTGGCGCTTTCGAGACGCTCGGCCTGACGAACGCTCTGTTCATCGGCGGCGCTGAACTCGACAGCAACTTCAAGCTCGCAGCCCAGAACATTCCGAATATCGATGTTCTGCCGGTTCAGGGCATCAACGTTTACGACATCCTGCGCCGCGGCAAGCTCGTGCTGTCCAAGGCTGCAGTTGAAGCTCTAGAGGAGCGATTCAAGTGA
- the tuf gene encoding elongation factor Tu, with the protein MAKSKFERNKPHVNIGTIGHVDHGKTSLTAAITKYFGEFKAYDQIDAAPEEKARGITISTAHVEYETPNRHYAHVDCPGHADYVKNMITGAAQMDGAILVCSAADGPMPQTREHILLARQVGVPAIVVFLNKVDQVDDAELLELVELEVRELLSSYDFPGDDIPVVKGSALAALEDSDKKIGEDAIRELMAQVDAYIPTPERPIDQPFLMPIEDVFSISGRGTVVTGRVERGIVKVGEEVEIVGIRPTSKTTVTGVEMFRKLLDQGQAGDNIGALIRGVNRDGVERGQILCKPGSVKPHKKFMAEAYILTKEEGGRHTPFFTNYRPQFYFRTTDVTGIVTLPEGTEMVMPGDNVTVAVELIVPIAMEEKLRFAIREGGRTVGAGIVASIVE; encoded by the coding sequence ATGGCAAAGAGTAAGTTTGAGCGCAATAAGCCGCACGTTAACATCGGTACGATCGGTCACGTTGACCACGGCAAGACGTCCTTGACGGCAGCGATCACGAAGTACTTCGGCGAGTTCAAGGCGTACGACCAGATCGACGCGGCTCCGGAAGAGAAGGCTCGTGGTATCACGATCTCGACGGCCCACGTTGAATACGAGACGCCGAACCGTCACTATGCGCACGTTGACTGCCCCGGCCACGCCGACTACGTCAAGAACATGATCACGGGTGCCGCACAGATGGACGGCGCGATCCTGGTTTGCTCTGCCGCTGACGGCCCGATGCCGCAGACGCGCGAGCACATCCTGCTTGCTCGCCAGGTTGGCGTTCCGGCGATCGTGGTGTTCCTGAACAAGGTCGACCAGGTTGACGACGCAGAACTTCTCGAGCTCGTCGAGCTCGAAGTTCGCGAACTTCTGTCGTCTTACGACTTCCCGGGCGACGATATCCCGGTCGTCAAGGGTTCGGCGCTTGCTGCACTTGAAGATTCGGACAAGAAGATCGGCGAAGACGCGATCCGCGAGCTGATGGCTCAGGTTGACGCCTACATCCCGACGCCTGAGCGTCCGATCGACCAGCCGTTCCTGATGCCGATCGAAGACGTGTTCTCGATCTCTGGCCGTGGTACGGTTGTGACGGGCCGCGTTGAGCGTGGTATCGTCAAGGTTGGTGAAGAAGTCGAAATCGTCGGCATTCGTCCGACGTCGAAGACGACGGTTACCGGCGTTGAAATGTTCCGCAAGCTGCTCGATCAGGGCCAGGCTGGCGACAACATCGGCGCACTGATCCGCGGTGTTAACCGTGACGGCGTCGAGCGTGGTCAGATCCTGTGCAAGCCGGGTTCCGTCAAGCCGCACAAGAAGTTCATGGCAGAAGCCTACATCCTGACGAAGGAAGAAGGCGGCCGTCATACGCCGTTCTTCACGAACTACCGTCCGCAGTTCTACTTCCGTACGACGGACGTGACGGGCATCGTGACGCTTCCGGAAGGCACGGAAATGGTTATGCCTGGCGACAACGTGACGGTTGCCGTCGAGCTGATCGTTCCGATCGCGATGGAAGAAAAGCTTCGCTTCGCAATCCGCGAAGGCGGCCGTACCGTCGGCGCAGGCATCGTCGCATCCATCGTCGAGTAA
- the rpsJ gene encoding 30S ribosomal protein S10, with translation MNGQNIRIRLKAFDHRILDASTREIVSTAKRTGASVRGPVPLPTRIEKFTVNRSPHIDKKSREQFEMRTHKRLLDIVDPTPQTVDALMKLDLAAGVDVEIKL, from the coding sequence ATGAACGGCCAAAATATCCGCATTCGCCTGAAGGCGTTCGATCACCGAATTCTCGATGCGTCCACGCGCGAGATCGTGTCGACGGCGAAGCGCACCGGTGCTAGCGTCCGGGGCCCCGTTCCGCTTCCGACTCGTATCGAGAAGTTTACGGTAAACCGGTCCCCGCACATCGACAAGAAGAGCCGCGAGCAGTTCGAGATGCGCACGCATAAGCGCCTCCTCGACATCGTTGACCCGACCCCGCAGACGGTAGACGCGCTGATGAAGCTCGATCTCGCCGCCGGTGTCGATGTTGAGATCAAGCTCTAA
- the rplP gene encoding 50S ribosomal protein L16 — protein MLHPKRTKYRKQFKGRIKGVAKGGSDLAFGEFGLKSQEPNRVNAREIEAARRAITRYMKRAGRVWIRVFPDVPVTAKPTEVRMGKGKGSVEYWACKVKPGRMMFEIDGVSEEIAREALRLGAAKLSVKTRFVQRIAE, from the coding sequence ATGTTGCATCCAAAGCGTACGAAGTACCGCAAGCAATTCAAGGGCCGCATCAAGGGCGTTGCCAAGGGTGGTTCTGATCTGGCGTTCGGCGAATTCGGCCTGAAGTCGCAGGAGCCCAACCGCGTCAACGCTCGCGAGATCGAAGCGGCTCGCCGCGCGATCACGCGCTATATGAAGCGCGCCGGCCGTGTATGGATCCGCGTGTTCCCGGATGTTCCGGTAACCGCAAAGCCGACCGAAGTCCGTATGGGTAAAGGTAAGGGCTCTGTCGAATACTGGGCATGCAAGGTCAAGCCCGGCCGTATGATGTTCGAGATCGACGGTGTGAGCGAAGAAATCGCTCGCGAGGCTCTGCGCCTCGGCGCTGCCAAGCTCTCGGTCAAGACGCGCTTCGTTCAGCGCATTGCAGAGTAA
- the rplN gene encoding 50S ribosomal protein L14 produces the protein MIQMQTNLDVADNSGARRVMCIKVLGGSKRKYASIGDVIVVSIKEAIPRGRVKKGDVMKAVVVRTAKDIRRPDGSVIRFDTNAAVLIDNKKEPIGTRIFGPVPRELRAKNHMKIISLAPEVL, from the coding sequence ATGATTCAGATGCAAACAAACCTCGACGTGGCGGATAATTCCGGCGCACGTCGTGTCATGTGCATCAAGGTGCTGGGCGGCTCGAAGCGCAAGTATGCCTCGATCGGCGACGTTATCGTCGTTTCGATCAAGGAAGCTATTCCGCGCGGCCGTGTGAAGAAGGGTGACGTGATGAAGGCGGTTGTCGTTCGTACCGCCAAGGACATCCGTCGTCCGGATGGCAGCGTCATCCGCTTCGATACCAACGCAGCAGTCCTCATCGACAACAAGAAAGAGCCGATCGGCACCCGTATCTTCGGACCGGTTCCGCGCGAACTTCGCGCCAAGAACCACATGAAGATCATCTCGCTGGCTCCAGAAGTACTGTAA
- the rpsS gene encoding 30S ribosomal protein S19 — translation MARSVWKGPFVDGYLLKKAEKVREGGRNEVIKMWSRRSTIMPQFVGLTFGVYNGSKHIPVSVNEDMVGHKFGEFAPTRTYYGHGADKKAKRK, via the coding sequence GTGGCTCGTTCAGTATGGAAAGGTCCGTTTGTTGACGGCTATCTTCTCAAGAAGGCTGAGAAGGTGCGTGAAGGCGGACGTAACGAAGTAATCAAGATGTGGAGCCGTCGCTCCACCATCATGCCGCAGTTCGTTGGTCTGACCTTCGGCGTCTACAACGGCAGCAAGCACATTCCGGTCAGCGTCAATGAAGACATGGTCGGACACAAGTTCGGCGAGTTCGCCCCGACCCGTACCTACTATGGTCACGGTGCGGACAAGAAGGCGAAGAGGAAGTAA
- the rplX gene encoding 50S ribosomal protein L24 produces the protein MQKIRKGDKVVVLTGKDKGRTGEVIQVLPKEDRAVVRGVNVIKRHQRQTQNQEAGIISKEASLHLSNLAIVDKDGKPTRVGFKVVDGKKVRVAKTSGEVIDG, from the coding sequence ATGCAGAAGATCCGTAAAGGCGACAAGGTTGTCGTATTGACCGGTAAGGACAAGGGTCGTACCGGCGAAGTCATTCAAGTGCTGCCGAAGGAAGACCGTGCGGTCGTTCGTGGCGTCAACGTCATCAAGCGCCATCAGCGCCAGACGCAGAACCAGGAAGCCGGCATCATCAGCAAGGAAGCCTCGCTTCACCTGTCCAACCTGGCGATCGTCGACAAGGACGGCAAGCCGACCCGCGTCGGTTTCAAGGTTGTGGATGGCAAGAAGGTCCGCGTGGCCAAGACCTCGGGAGAAGTGATCGATGGCTGA